TTGTGCCGCAGCTTTCCGACCAGGATGCGCAGGTAGTGGGTGTCGTGCTGGTGCGTCGGCCCCCAGATCTCCTGCAGGATCTGCGGCTGGGTCACCACCCGCCCGGCATTGCGCAGCAGCAGCGACAGCAGCGCGTACTCCTTGCGGGTCAGGGCCACCGGCTCGCCATCGATCGCCACTTCGCGGCGCACCAGGTCCACGTGCAGGTGGCCATCATCGAACACCGGCGGGGTGCCGTCGCTCGGCACGCTGCGGGTGCGCAGCAGGGCCCGCACCCGGGCCATCAGCTCCTGCGTGCCGAACGGCTTGGTCACGTAGTCATTGGCGCCGGTATCCAGCGCCCGCACCTTCTCGTCTTCGCCAGCGCGCACGGTCAGCATGATCACCGGCACCTGGCTCCACTGCCGCAGCTGCGCCAGCACCTCATGGCCTTCCATGTCCGGCAGGCCGATATCCAGGATCACCAGGTCCATGTCCTCGCTGGCGGCCATTTCCAGGCCTTCCTGGCCGGTGGCGGCCTGGCGCACCTGGTAGCCCTGCGCGCGCAGGCTGATGTCCAGGAACCGGCGGATCTGGGTTTCATCGTCGATCACCAGCACGCGCGCGGCCGGCACGCTGGCATCAATCGGAGTCGGGCTCATCGTGGGCGGCTGGCTTGAGCAGGGGCAGGGTGATGCGGATCAGGGTACCGCGACCGTCGCGTCCGGGCAGCGCCTGCACGCTGCCGCCGTGGGCGCCGATCATGCCCTGGCAGATGGTCAGGCCCAGGCCGGTGCCGTGGCGGCCGCGGTCGCCACGCTCGACGCTGTAGAACATGTCGAAGATGCGCGCGCGCTCGTCATCGGGAATGCCGGGGCCGGCATCGATCACGTCGATGCGCAGCTGCCCGTCCCGTTCGCGTGCCTGCACCTGCACCGGTGCATCGGGCGGCGAGAACTTGGCGGCGTTCTCCATCACGTTGAACACCGCCTGTTCCACCAGCGCCGGGTGCACCCAGATCGGCGCCAGCGTGGAAGGAATATCCAGTTCCAGCCGCACCTTGGGCTGGTAGCGCTGCAGGCGGCGCGCGGCCGAGCCGATCAGCTCGTCCACGCCGATCCAGTCGCGGTTGATGGTCAGCCCTTCGTGGCCGAGCCGGGTCATGTCCAGCAGGTTCTGGATGTAGCGGTCCAGGCGCTCGCCTTCGACCAGGATGGTGTCCAGCAGCGCACGCCGGTCGGCCACGTCCATCGCGCTGCCGTAGCTGGCCAGGCTGTCGGCCGAACCGATCATCGCCGCCAGCGGCGAACGCAGGTCGTGCGATACCGAAGACAGCAGGGCCGAGCGCAGCCGCTCGGTCTCGTTGCTCACATGCGCCTGCTCCAGCTCGGCCACCAGCCGCGTGCGCAGCGCGGCCTGGGCGATGTCATCGACCATCGCTTCGGCCAGCTGGCGCTGCTCGGGCAGCAGGCGCGCCTGCGCACCGGGCAGGTACAGGCCGGCCACGCCCACGGCGCGGTCCTCGCCATCCAGTAGCGGCAGGAACCACCACTGCGCGCCGGCCAGCGTGTCGGTGAAGCGGCCGCTGGGCTGGCCGTGGCGCAGGGCCCAGTCGGCGGCGGCCAGGTCGGTATCGCCGGGCTGGGCGCGGCCGCCGGTGGCGGTGTCTGCGCCGATCCGCAGCCACGCCGGCACGTCCATCGCCTGTTCCAGCGCCTGCCTGCCGGCCTGCGCGACCTCGCCGTTGCCGGCCGCGCTGGCCAGCTGCCGGCCCAGCTGCTGGCGCGCACGCGCATGGCGGTTGGCCGCGCGCAGGGCAATCACCTGCATGCGCAGGCGCGAGGCCAGGCGCCCGGCCACGAGCGCCGCCGCGAGGAACAGGAACACGGTGATCACGCCCTGCCGTGCACCGATGGCGAAGGTGAAGCGCGGCGCGATGAACAGGAAGTTGTAGGCCAGGAAGCACAGGATGGCCGCCATTACCGCCACACTGGCGCGGGTGCGTGCCGCCACCAGCACCACCGCCACGATGAACACCATCGACAGGTCGGCCATGCCCACCCAGCGTTCGCCCAGCCACGCCACCGCGCAGGCCAGTGCGGTGGCGACCAGCGCCTGCAGCGGCTCGTGGCTGATCCCGCGCATCGGTGGCAGCAGGCCTTCGCGGCGCGCGCGTGCGCGTGCCTGCGGCGTGCTGATGATGGTGATCTCGTAGTGCGCGCCGCGCTGGATCAGCTGCTGGGTCAGCGTGCGGTTGAACATCCGCGCCAGCGGCCGCTCGCGGGTGCGGCCCAGCACCAGGGTCGACACACCGTTGTGCGCGGCATGGTCGAGCAGGGCATCGGCGATGCTCGAGCCATGCAGCAGTTCGGCATCGCCGCCCAGCCGCCGGGCCAGCGCGAAGGCCGCGTCGATCTCG
This genomic stretch from Stenotrophomonas sp. SAU14A_NAIMI4_5 harbors:
- a CDS encoding response regulator transcription factor; the protein is MSPTPIDASVPAARVLVIDDETQIRRFLDISLRAQGYQVRQAATGQEGLEMAASEDMDLVILDIGLPDMEGHEVLAQLRQWSQVPVIMLTVRAGEDEKVRALDTGANDYVTKPFGTQELMARVRALLRTRSVPSDGTPPVFDDGHLHVDLVRREVAIDGEPVALTRKEYALLSLLLRNAGRVVTQPQILQEIWGPTHQHDTHYLRILVGKLRHKLGDSALDSRYLFTEPGVGLRFKG
- a CDS encoding sensor histidine kinase KdpD, translating into MNDARTRQADALVEGLQREAGGKLTVFLGAAPGVGKTYTMLTRAQEQLRRGVDLVVGLVETHGRVDTQALLEGLPQLPLKDVAYHGHALQEMDLDAVLERHPALVLVDELAHRNAPGSRHERRWQDVMELLDAGIDVWTTVNIQHLESLNDVVMRITGVRVSETVPDGVLDRLHDIVLVDLPPRELIARLQQGKVYVPEQATQALQAFFSPANLTALRELAMQEAADRVDSSLRETRAARGEGNLPLRRGVLVAIDGGGQSEYLVRVARRIAERRDAPWTVVTVQGRRQDEATRREIDAAFALARRLGGDAELLHGSSIADALLDHAAHNGVSTLVLGRTRERPLARMFNRTLTQQLIQRGAHYEITIISTPQARARARREGLLPPMRGISHEPLQALVATALACAVAWLGERWVGMADLSMVFIVAVVLVAARTRASVAVMAAILCFLAYNFLFIAPRFTFAIGARQGVITVFLFLAAALVAGRLASRLRMQVIALRAANRHARARQQLGRQLASAAGNGEVAQAGRQALEQAMDVPAWLRIGADTATGGRAQPGDTDLAAADWALRHGQPSGRFTDTLAGAQWWFLPLLDGEDRAVGVAGLYLPGAQARLLPEQRQLAEAMVDDIAQAALRTRLVAELEQAHVSNETERLRSALLSSVSHDLRSPLAAMIGSADSLASYGSAMDVADRRALLDTILVEGERLDRYIQNLLDMTRLGHEGLTINRDWIGVDELIGSAARRLQRYQPKVRLELDIPSTLAPIWVHPALVEQAVFNVMENAAKFSPPDAPVQVQARERDGQLRIDVIDAGPGIPDDERARIFDMFYSVERGDRGRHGTGLGLTICQGMIGAHGGSVQALPGRDGRGTLIRITLPLLKPAAHDEPDSD